From a single Phocoena sinus isolate mPhoSin1 chromosome 1, mPhoSin1.pri, whole genome shotgun sequence genomic region:
- the LOC116762058 gene encoding immunoglobulin superfamily DCC subclass member 3-like, with product MHRHRPPMATGLLEPPGWPIHRRRGHPSPGHWEPHDLRCVGPALSRLRLCGQSAGNPGPTHSTGRPARAGTLMLAGISAEDEAIYQCVAENSAGSNQASTRLAVTGDPEPPLAPRGLQAMALSTFAIRVFWEPPPSNGDITGYVLHLRPVGAPAAVGFSTKVLNATSVQASWELPSQLGPIQGFKLFHCKLPAAHFEGALLLASTVSSFLYTDLEPAALYEIKLQTFSGNGDGNSSAHVVSLREVPLATPDGTVSRVQGWVLLQPG from the exons ATGCATCGCCACAGGCCACCCATGGCCACTGGTCTCCTGGAGCCACCTGG ATGGCCAATCCATCGGCGTAGAGGGCATCCAAGTCCTGGGCACTGGGAACCTCATGATCTCCGATGTGTCGGTCCAGCACTCAGCCGTCTACGTCTGTGCGGCCAATCGGCCGGGAACCCGGGTCCGACGCACAGCACAGGGCGTCCTGCTCGTGCAGG CACACTGATGCTGGCGGGGATCTCAGCAGAGGACGAGGCCATCTACCAATGCGTGGCAGAGAACAGCGCGGGCTCCAACCAGGCCAGTACCCGCCTGGCTGTGACAGGGGACCCAGAGCCACCCCTTGCCCCCAGGGGTCTGCAGGCAATGGCTCTCTCCACCTTTGCCATTCGAGTGTTCTGGGAACCACCACCCTCCAATGGGGACATCACTGGCTATGTGCTGCACCTCCGGCCAGTTggag CCCCTGCTGCCGTTGGCTTCTCCACCAAAGTGCTCAACGCCACCTCTGTTCAGGCCTCCTGGGAGCTGCCATCCCAGCTGGGGCCCATCCAGGGCTTCAAACTCTTTCACTGCAAGCTGCCCGCTGCCCATTTTGAGGGGGCCCTGCTCCTGGCTAGCACTGTCAGTTCCTTCCTCTACACAGATCTGG AGCCAGCCGCCCTCTATGAGATCAAGCTTCAGACATTCAGTGGCAACGGGGATGGTAACAGCAGTGCGCATGTTGTCTCTTTGCGTGAAGTGCCCCTAGCCACCCCTG ATGGCACTGTGTCCAGAGTCCAAGGCTGGGTGCTCTTGCAGCCAGGATGA